A portion of the Drosophila innubila isolate TH190305 chromosome 3L unlocalized genomic scaffold, UK_Dinn_1.0 0_D_3L, whole genome shotgun sequence genome contains these proteins:
- the LOC117788258 gene encoding tubulin polymerization-promoting protein homolog isoform X1, whose protein sequence is MLLSVVSHRSSMSEAAAANGAAATEAPAAELAELALEETAPKVTFSDQFKAFSKFGDCKSDGKLITLSQSDKWMKQAKVIDKQITTTDTGIHFKKFKAMKISLADYNKFLDDLAKTKKVELATIKQKMAGCGAPGVLSVSAGKAAAAVDRLTDTSKYTGSHKERFDATGKGKGIAGRRNLVDDSGYVSGYQHKDTYDGATKE, encoded by the exons ATGTTACTGAGCGTCGTCAGTCACAG ATCCAGTATGTctgaggcagcagcagcaaatggcGCGGCAGCAACTGAGGCACCTGCCGCAGAGTTGGCAGAGCTGGCGCTGGAGGAGACCGCACCGAAGGTTACCTTCTCGGATCAGTTCAAGGCATTCTCCAAATTCGGCGATTGCAAGTCCGATGGCAAGCTGATAACGCTCTCCCAGAGCGATAAGTGGATGAAGCAGGCGAAGGTGATCGACAAGCAAATCACAACCACCGACACTGGCATAcactttaagaaatttaaggccatgaaaatttcattggcTGACTACAATAAATTCCTGGATGATTTGGCCAAGACGAAAAAGGTTGAGCTGGCGACAATCAAGCAGAAGATGGCAGGTTGTGGTGCTCCAGGAGTTTTGTCGGTTTCG GCTGGCaaggctgctgctgctgtggatcGGCTAACGGATACCAGCAAGTATACGGGTTCCCACAAGGAACGCTTTGATGCCACTGGCAAGGGAAAAGGCATCGCCGGAAGACGCAATCTGGTGGATGATTCGGGTTATGTGAGCGGCTATCAGCATAAGGACACCTACGATGGCGCTACTAAAGAATAA
- the LOC117788258 gene encoding tubulin polymerization-promoting protein homolog isoform X2 gives MSEAAAANGAAATEAPAAELAELALEETAPKVTFSDQFKAFSKFGDCKSDGKLITLSQSDKWMKQAKVIDKQITTTDTGIHFKKFKAMKISLADYNKFLDDLAKTKKVELATIKQKMAGCGAPGVLSVSAGKAAAAVDRLTDTSKYTGSHKERFDATGKGKGIAGRRNLVDDSGYVSGYQHKDTYDGATKE, from the exons ATGTctgaggcagcagcagcaaatggcGCGGCAGCAACTGAGGCACCTGCCGCAGAGTTGGCAGAGCTGGCGCTGGAGGAGACCGCACCGAAGGTTACCTTCTCGGATCAGTTCAAGGCATTCTCCAAATTCGGCGATTGCAAGTCCGATGGCAAGCTGATAACGCTCTCCCAGAGCGATAAGTGGATGAAGCAGGCGAAGGTGATCGACAAGCAAATCACAACCACCGACACTGGCATAcactttaagaaatttaaggccatgaaaatttcattggcTGACTACAATAAATTCCTGGATGATTTGGCCAAGACGAAAAAGGTTGAGCTGGCGACAATCAAGCAGAAGATGGCAGGTTGTGGTGCTCCAGGAGTTTTGTCGGTTTCG GCTGGCaaggctgctgctgctgtggatcGGCTAACGGATACCAGCAAGTATACGGGTTCCCACAAGGAACGCTTTGATGCCACTGGCAAGGGAAAAGGCATCGCCGGAAGACGCAATCTGGTGGATGATTCGGGTTATGTGAGCGGCTATCAGCATAAGGACACCTACGATGGCGCTACTAAAGAATAA
- the LOC117789197 gene encoding fat body protein 2: MTLRGKNAVVTGGAGGIGLQVSKQLLVAGIGKIAVIDVQDNMEEFVKLRNAHAMQSVMIIKMDVSNKKGIEASYEEIKKTFGSIDIVVNVAGIFNDKDVQRTLLVNLGGIINSTLSALPYMSKESGGNGGLVVNMSSVVGLDPLFIIPVYGATKAGIINFTRCLGNDKFYQRSGIKFSTVCPGATMTDMFTNFTEKIIFPETSDETYMILDRLSKQSATDVARCILNVLEKEKNGAVYVIEGKRIVPIDMKPYWTGKEPAL; encoded by the exons ATGACTCTTCGGGGCAAGAATGCAGTGGTTACGGGTGGAGCTGGCGGAATCGGTCTCCAAGTGTCCAAGCAGTTGCTGGTAGCGGGCATAGGA AAAATCGCCGTCATAGATGTGCAGGACAATATGGAGGAGTTTGTGAAATTACGCAATGCGCATGCCATGCAGAGCGTCATGATCATTAAAATGGATGTATCCAACAAGAAGGGCATAGAGGCCAGCTATGAGGAGATCAAAAAGACCTTTGGCAGCATTGACATTGTGGTGAATGTGGCTGGCATCTTCAATGACAAGGATGTGCAACGCACTTTGTTAGTGAATCTG GGTGGCATTATCAATTCCACCTTGAGCGCCTTGCCATATATGAGCAAGGAGAGTGGCGGCAATGGTGGACTTGTGGTCAACATGAGCTCCGTCGTGGGATTGGATCCGCTGTTCATTATTCCCGTGTATGGAGCAACCAAAGCAGGCATTATCAACTTTACGCGTTGCCTGGGC AACGACAAGTTCTATCAGCGCTCTGGTATCAAGTTTTCAACGGTTTGTCCCGGTGCCACTATGACGGATATGTTCACCAACTTTACGGAGAAGATCATCTTTCCAGAGACGAGCGATGAGACGTACATGATTCTGGATCGTTTGAGCAAACAAAGTGCCACCGATGTTGCTCGCTGCATTCTGAATGTGctggagaaggagaagaatgGCGCCGTCTATGTAATCGAGGGAAAACGCATTGTTCCCATAGATATGAAGCCCTATTGGACGGGCAAGGAACCAGCTCTCTGA
- the LOC117789196 gene encoding probable tRNA N6-adenosine threonylcarbamoyltransferase, producing the protein MVCALGIEGSANKIGIGIINDGKVLANVRRTYITPPGEGFLPKETAKHHREAILALVQASLKEAQLQPADLDVICYTKGPGMAPPLLVGAIVARTLSLLWEKPLLGVNHCIGHIEMGRLITGAQNPIVLYVSGGNTQVIAYSNKRYRIFGETIDIAVGNCLDRFARIIKLSNDPSPGYNIEQLAKQGKQYIKLPYVVKGMDVSFSGLLSHIEELAEPNKRRNKRKKAQNEPEPEYSQADLCYSLQETIFAMLVEITERAMAHCESNEVLIVGGVGCNERLQEMMRIMCEEREGKLFAIDERYCIDNGLMIAHAGAEMFRAGTRMPLEDAFVTQRYRTDEVLVNWRDD; encoded by the exons atggttTGCGCGTTGGGCATTGAAGGAAGTGCCAATAAAATTGGTATTGGCATTATAAACGATGGCAAAGTCTTGGCAAATGTTCGTCGCACCTATATAACACCGCCTGGCGAAG GTTTTCTGCCCAAGGAAACAGCAAAACATCACCGCGAGGCAATCTTGGCACTTGTGCAGGCGAGTCTAAAGGAGGCGCAGTTGCAGCCAGCGGACTTGGATGTAATTTGCTACACAAAGGGACCCGGCATGGCGCCTCCTCTGCTCGTGGGAGCAATTGTGGCGCGCACATTGTCGCTGCTGTGGGAGAAGCCTCTGTTGGGTGTTAACCACTGTATTGGCCACATTGAAATGGGCAGGCTTATTACAGGCGCACAGAATCCCATTGTGCTGTATGTGAGCGGCGGTAACACCCAAGTGATTGCCTATTCCAATAAACGCTATCGCATATTTGGTGAAACCATAGACATTGCTGTGGGAAACTGTTTGGATCGATTTGCTCGCATAATCAAGCTGTCCAACGATCCCAGTCCGGGCTACAACATTGAGCAGTTGGCCAAGCAGGGTAAACAGTATATTAAACTACCCTACGTTGTTAAGGGCATGGATGTCAGCTTCTCCGGCCTGCTGTCCCACATTGAGGAGCTGGCGGAGCCGAACAAGCGGCGGAATAAGCGCAAGAAGGCACAGAACGAGCCAGAGCCGGAGTATAGTCAAGCGGATCTCTGCTACTCGCTGCAGGAAACCATCTTTGCCATGCTGGTGGAGATCACAGAGCGTGCCATGGCACACTGTGAATCCAATGAG GTTCTCATTGTCGGTGGCGTCGGCTGCAACGAGCGATTGCAGGAAATGATGCGGATCATGTGTGAGGAGCGGGAGGGCAAACTATTTGCCATTGACGAACGCTATTGTATCGATAATGGACTGATGATAGCTCATGCGGGAGCTGAGATGTTCAGAGCCGGCACAAGGATGCCGCTGGAAGATGCATTCGTGACCCAAAGATATCGCACGGATGAAGTGCTAGTTAACTGGCGAGATGACTAA